In one window of Henckelia pumila isolate YLH828 chromosome 1, ASM3356847v2, whole genome shotgun sequence DNA:
- the LOC140874043 gene encoding uncharacterized protein has translation MQKQSSKEIEQNRLLLKVSIESVKFLAMQGCAFRGHDESVNSTNRGNYTELIKLLGRLNPEIGEIVLEKAARNAKYTSPLIQQEILKIIADTVRDKIREEIGDAKFCILVDESVDGSNKEQMAIILRYVDQNGFIRERFFEVVNVENTNALTLKKEICNVLNQYNLSVENLRGQGYDGASNMRGEWNGLQALFLKDCLHAYYVHCFAHRLQLALVAVSKELKSIREAEINDLITSGEVETGTGANQECSLIRAGATRWSSHYYSVRRLIDLFSSICTLIQDLIDGGLNSNIRGEARGLYLDIKSFEFAFILLLMREVLGVSDMLCQALQKNNIDILSAVNLVSTTKSVLQEMRDDRWESFLWTVVNFCESNNIDVPDLDDRYIQGTKRHYQQKNNITICDHYHFDIFNVVIDFQLMELNDRFSENAMELLALSDALSPADEFKSFSPQIICYLADKFYFQDFTGEEREDLKRQLDHYKFDVLHDT, from the exons ATGCAAAAACAATCTTCAAAAGAAATCGAACAAAATCGGTTGCTTCTAAAGGTTTCTATAGAAAGTGTGAAGTTTCTAGCGATGCAAGGATGTGCTTTTAGAGGACATGATGAATCAGTAAACTCTACAAATCGTGGAAACTATACTGAATTGATAAAGCTGCTAGGAAGATTAAATCCAGAAATTGGTGAAATTGTTCTGGAAAAAGCAGCCAGAAATGCCAAATATACCTCACCGTTGATTCAACAAgagattttgaaaattattgcTGACACTGTTAGAGACAAAATTCGGGAAGAAATTGGTGATGCCAAGTTTTGTATTCTTGTCGATGAATCCGTAGATGGATCTAATAAAGAACAAATGGCTATTATTTTAAGATATGTTGATCAGAATGGATTCATAAGAGAACGCTTTTTTGAAGTTGTGAATGTTGAAAATACAAATGCATTGACTTTGAAAAAAGAAATATGCAATGTATTAAATCAATACAATCTCTCCGTCGAAAATTTAAGAGGGCAGGGGTATGATGGTGCCAGCAACATGCGTGGAGAATGGAATGGACTACAAGctttatttttgaaagattgTCTGCATGCTTATTATGTTCATTGTTTTGCCCACAGACTACAACTTGCTTTAGTGGCAGTTTCTAAAGAA TTGAAATCAATTCGAGAAGCcgaaattaatgatttgattacaTCAGGGGAAGTTGAGACTGGTACTGGAGCAAATCAGGAATGTTCTTTAATACGAGCTGGAGCTACTCGTTGGAGCTCACATTATTACTCTGTACGAAGATTGATTGATTTGTTTAGTTCAATTTGTACACTGATTCAAGATCTTATTGATGGAGGTTTGAATAGTAACATTCGTGGAGAGGCTAGAGGTTTGTACTTGGATATAAAATCGTTTGAGTTCGCATTTATCTTGCTTTTGATGCGTGAAGTTTTGGGAGTATCGGATATGCTGTGTCAAGCATTACAAAAGAATAACATAGATATTTTGAGTGCCGTGAATCTGGTGTCTACTACCAAATCGGTTCTTCAAGAGATGCGAGATGATAGATGGGAAAGTTTTCTTTGGACTGTTGTGAACTTTTGCGAAAGTAATAATATTGATGTGCCTGATTTAGATGACCGTTATATTCAAGGCACAAAACGTCATTATCAGCAAAagaataatataacaatatgtgATCACTATCATTTTGATATATTCAATGTTGTTATAGATTTTCAGTTGATGGAGTTGAATGATAGATTTTCCGAGAATGCAATGGAACTTCTTGCTCTTAGTGATGCTTTGAGTCCTGCCGATGAGTTCAAATCATTTTCACCTCAAATTATTTGTTATCTGGCTGATAAGTTTTATTTTCAAGACTTTACTGGAGAAGAAAGAGAAGATTTGAAAAGACAGTTGGATCATTATAAGTTTGATGTGCTTCATGACACATAA
- the LOC140874848 gene encoding uncharacterized protein: MAVLSSDKVLQENHASDANSITSLALTHRALSDVSCLSGFEYLERLDLGFNSLTSLEGLKLCVNLKWLSVVQNKLQSLKGIEALIKLTVLNAGKNKLRSMNEVRSLVSLRALILNDNEISSVCNLDQMKELNTLVISRNPISSLGESLIKLKSITKLSVSNCQLQTIESSLKSCIELKELRLAHNEITTIPSEISRITKLQNLDLGNNLISKWSNVKELAPLVSLKNLNLQGNPVAEKENLVKKVKYLLPNLHILNAKPIDKILGKEIDESTEKTQDIVSRIRDEVKTSHESRNKNSSKAQTMNVTMNTRLKDTKNAASQSKKRQLDEKDEKSRKTSKVNKLNVVDDPETPFGDLFATDTPGIRTKTGDEKFDRVKVDSTLERKKSRKLTKRDNLNAFGDSETPFTNRFPPAEPEIPAEAGFKRLGHDQIFRDYDRESDVISMTIYKRNKKHVKVDPAALSQLDVGLGGASSWV, encoded by the exons ATGGCGGTGTTGAGCTCCGACAAAGTTTTGCAAGAAAATCATGCAAGTGACGCCAACTCCATCACGTCTCTCGCTCTTACTCACAGAGCTCTTTCTGAT GTTTCTTGCTTGAGTGGATTCGAATATTTGGAAAGACTCGACCTTGGGTTCAACAGTTTGACATCCCTCGAG GGGTTGAAGTTATGTGTAAATCTGAAGTGGTTATCTGTTGTTCAGAACAAGCTTCAGAGCTTGAAAGGGATCGAAGCCCTCATTAAACTAACT GTGTTAAATGCTGGGAAAAACAAGCTTAGATCAATGAATGAGGTGAGGTCTCTTGTGAGCTTACGGGCTTTGATTTTGAATG ATAATGAGATCAGTTCAGTTTGCAACCTGGATCAGATGAAAGAACTGAATACTCTAG TTATCTCCAGGAATCCAATCAGTTCGCTCGGTGAATCCTTAATCAAACTTAAATCAATCACTAAA CTTTCTGTTTCTAACTGTCAATTGCAAACAATCGAGTCATCGCTGAAGTCCTGTATTGAGTTAAAAGAGCTTCGCCTTGCTCATAATGAGATCACG ACCATTCCGAGTGAGATTTCCCGCATCACAAAACTTCAGAATCTAGACTTGGGGAACAACTTGATATCCAAATGGTCCAATGTAAAG GAGCTTGCTCCATTGGTTAGCCTGAAAAACTTAAATCTTCAAGGAAATCCAGTAGCGGAAAAAGAAAATTTAGTGAAAAAG GTTAAGTATCTGCTACCGAATTTGCACATCTTGAATGCCAAGCCAATTGACAAAATTCTTGGCAAGGAGATCGATGAGTCTACTGAGAAGACACAGGATATAGTATCTCGAATTCGAGATGAGGTGAAAACAAGCCATGAATCGAGAAACAAAAACTCAAGTAAAGCCCAGACCATGAATGTGACCATGAATACACGCCTTAAAGACACTAAAAATGCGGCCTCTCAGAGCAAGAAGAGACAATTAGATGAAAAAGACGAGAAGTCAAGAAAAACGAGTAAGGTGAATAAATTGAACGTGGTGGACGACCCAGAAACTCCTTTCGGCGATCTTTTTGCCACAGATACACCTGGAATTCGTACGAAGACCGGTGACGAGAAATTTGATCGTGTGAAGGTGGACAGTACTTTGGAACGAAAGAAATCAAGGAAATTAACAAAAAGGGACAACTTAAATGCGTTTGGGGACTCAGAAACTCCTTTCACCAACCGTTTTCCTCCTGCTGAGCCTGAAATTCCAGCGGAGGCTGGTTTTAAGAGGCTTGGTCATGATcaaatatttcgagattatgaTCGGGAGAGCGATGTGATTAGTATGACTATCTATAAGAGGAACAAGAAGCATGTAAAAGTTGATCCTGCTGCACTATCACAATTAGATGTTGGATTAGGAGGGGCATCCTCGTGGGTGTGA